The proteins below are encoded in one region of Aestuariivirga litoralis:
- a CDS encoding D-alanyl-D-alanine carboxypeptidase family protein codes for MLPRLLIAFLLLLAAPAWAAPANPPAAAPAFDIPARSAILIDAKSGYVFFEKDSDKPIPPASMAKLMTQAYVFDLIKRGDVKLDQLMVVSPNAVKIGGAAGGSSTMFANPNSQVAVDDLLHGAIIQSANDACIALAENIATSELVFAQRLNVRAKELGLTNSSFANSTGLPDPAERMSVRDLGILARYIIDTYPEFYKIYGQREFTWNKITQPNRNPLLKDYDGADGMKTGYTKESGYSLVGSAERDGRRLIIVVAGLDSVSARQQAAQKLLDYGFAQFKPIRVYEPGDVVVKARVWGGDTPWVDLVAPQGFDTALAPFEQNKADISVSYSRPLMAPVKAGTPQGVIRLKVDGQVMAEAKLETATDVPATTSMWHKALDTALIALFGG; via the coding sequence ATGCTCCCGCGCCTCCTGATTGCGTTTCTCCTGCTCTTGGCCGCACCCGCCTGGGCGGCCCCGGCCAACCCGCCGGCGGCGGCACCTGCTTTTGATATTCCGGCCCGCAGTGCAATCCTGATCGACGCAAAATCCGGCTACGTCTTTTTCGAAAAAGATTCTGACAAGCCTATCCCGCCCGCCTCCATGGCGAAGCTGATGACCCAAGCTTATGTGTTTGATCTGATCAAGAGGGGAGATGTGAAACTGGACCAGTTGATGGTTGTCAGCCCCAATGCGGTGAAAATTGGCGGTGCCGCCGGCGGCAGTTCCACCATGTTCGCCAATCCCAACTCACAAGTGGCAGTGGATGATTTGCTCCACGGCGCCATCATCCAGTCCGCCAATGATGCTTGCATCGCACTGGCAGAAAACATTGCAACCAGTGAACTTGTGTTTGCCCAGCGGTTGAATGTCCGCGCGAAGGAATTGGGCCTGACCAATTCTTCGTTCGCCAATTCAACAGGGTTGCCGGACCCTGCCGAGCGCATGAGCGTGCGAGACCTTGGCATCCTTGCCCGCTACATCATCGACACCTATCCCGAGTTTTACAAAATTTACGGCCAGCGTGAATTCACCTGGAACAAGATCACCCAGCCTAATCGCAACCCGCTGCTGAAAGACTATGACGGCGCGGACGGTATGAAGACGGGCTACACCAAGGAATCTGGCTACAGTCTGGTGGGCTCGGCTGAGCGCGATGGCCGCAGGCTGATCATCGTGGTCGCTGGCCTCGACAGTGTCAGTGCCCGCCAGCAGGCCGCGCAGAAGCTGTTGGATTATGGCTTTGCACAATTCAAACCCATCCGCGTCTATGAGCCCGGCGATGTTGTTGTGAAGGCCCGCGTGTGGGGTGGCGACACGCCATGGGTAGACCTTGTGGCACCTCAAGGTTTCGACACGGCGCTGGCCCCGTTTGAGCAGAACAAGGCAGACATCAGCGTAAGCTACTCGCGTCCACTGATGGCCCCGGTCAAAGCCGGCACCCCGCAAGGCGTGATCCGGCTGAAGGTGGACGGCCAAGTCATGGCTGAGGCCAAGCTGGAAACCGCTACTGACGTTCCTGCGACAACCTCCATGTGGCACAAGGCGCTGGACACGGCCTTGATCGCGCTCTTCGGAGGCTAA
- a CDS encoding helix-turn-helix domain-containing protein, translating into MSSRRDPKSSTTATEDAGADLGKTIQRLRKAYNMSLGELSEQSGVAKSIISQIERNETNPTLSTVVRLSRALDTTVDEVLRGEQQSLFIDHQTKSGIPMLESQDGLCRLAIVGPLSLVDVFQWYDFHAQEKGVLESSPHPAGTIEHLYIVTGELEITTGGETRIGRAGEAVRFRADVPHKIVNIGPGAAHAVMMLALKQFGAPA; encoded by the coding sequence ATGTCAAGCCGCCGCGACCCCAAGAGTTCCACAACTGCGACAGAGGATGCAGGGGCCGATCTGGGCAAGACCATCCAGCGTTTGCGCAAGGCTTACAACATGTCGCTGGGCGAACTTTCCGAACAATCCGGCGTGGCCAAATCCATCATTTCGCAGATCGAGCGCAACGAAACCAACCCCACGCTTTCAACCGTTGTGCGCCTCTCCCGCGCGCTCGATACGACGGTGGATGAAGTGCTGCGGGGCGAGCAGCAATCACTCTTTATTGATCACCAGACCAAGTCGGGTATTCCCATGCTGGAAAGCCAGGACGGCCTGTGCCGCCTCGCCATCGTCGGACCCTTGAGCCTCGTTGATGTATTCCAATGGTATGATTTCCATGCCCAGGAAAAAGGCGTGCTGGAATCCTCGCCGCACCCTGCTGGCACCATCGAGCATCTTTATATCGTGACCGGCGAACTCGAAATCACCACCGGCGGCGAAACCCGCATCGGCCGGGCAGGCGAGGCGGTGCGCTTTCGCGCCGACGTGCCGCACAAGATTGTCAATATCGGGCCGGGCGCAGCCCATGCCGTAATGATGCTGGCCCTCAAGCAGTTTGGCGCGCCTGCCTAA
- the ung gene encoding uracil-DNA glycosylase, whose product MSETSSPIKLHDSWFKPLAGEFNAPYMHKLRDFLLAERESGKQIFPKGSEWFAALNFTPLDKVRVVILGQDPYHGEGQAHGLSFSVRDGVRPPPSLVNIYKELETDLGIKPARSGNLQHWAEQGVLLLNSVLTVESGRAASHQGKGWELFTDAIIRALNAQSRPLVFILWGSYAQKKAAFVDRSKHLVIPSAHPSPLSAHNGFFGSKPFSKANAFLAEHGEGEINWALPAN is encoded by the coding sequence ATGTCTGAAACATCCTCTCCGATCAAACTCCATGACAGCTGGTTCAAACCGCTCGCCGGGGAATTCAACGCGCCTTATATGCACAAGCTGCGCGATTTCCTGCTGGCCGAACGCGAGTCGGGCAAGCAGATTTTCCCTAAGGGCTCGGAATGGTTTGCGGCCCTCAATTTTACGCCGTTGGACAAGGTGCGCGTGGTGATTCTGGGGCAGGACCCCTATCACGGTGAGGGCCAGGCGCACGGCCTTTCATTCTCTGTACGCGATGGCGTGCGCCCGCCACCTTCTTTGGTGAATATTTACAAGGAACTGGAAACAGACCTCGGTATCAAGCCAGCGCGCAGCGGCAATCTGCAACATTGGGCGGAGCAGGGCGTGCTGCTGCTGAATTCTGTTCTAACCGTCGAGTCAGGCCGTGCAGCATCGCATCAGGGCAAAGGCTGGGAACTTTTTACTGATGCCATCATCCGAGCGCTGAATGCGCAAAGCCGCCCGCTGGTCTTCATCCTCTGGGGTTCCTATGCGCAGAAGAAGGCTGCCTTTGTCGATCGCAGCAAACACCTGGTGATCCCTTCAGCCCACCCCTCGCCGCTCTCCGCCCATAATGGCTTCTTCGGCTCGAAGCCCTTTTCAAAAGCCAACGCTTTCCTTGCTGAACACGGCGAAGGCGAAATCAACTGGGCATTGCCCGCCAACTAG
- the tmk gene encoding dTMP kinase, producing the protein MLITFEGGEGTGKSTQVKLLAERLRQDGKDVITAREPGGTPEGEALRNLLVSGDTGRWSAKAEALLNYAARDSHLRHVIRPALAKGQHVLCDRFMDSTRAYQAYAGGCPFELIDHLEKSIVADTRPALTLIFDLDPKLGLARASNRGTDAEDRFERKGLGFHQKLREGFLTIAKAEPQRCKLIDASQSIEAVSAKIWQVVNG; encoded by the coding sequence ATGCTCATTACTTTCGAAGGCGGCGAGGGCACCGGGAAGTCGACACAGGTGAAGCTGCTGGCAGAGCGCCTGCGCCAAGACGGCAAGGACGTCATCACCGCGCGTGAACCCGGCGGCACGCCTGAAGGCGAGGCCCTGCGCAATCTTCTGGTGTCCGGAGACACGGGGCGCTGGTCAGCCAAAGCCGAGGCGCTGCTCAATTACGCAGCCCGTGACAGCCATTTGCGCCACGTGATCCGCCCGGCACTTGCTAAGGGCCAACACGTCCTCTGCGACCGCTTCATGGATTCTACTCGTGCCTATCAAGCCTATGCTGGGGGCTGCCCTTTCGAACTGATCGACCATCTGGAAAAATCTATAGTCGCTGATACTCGCCCGGCACTCACTTTGATTTTTGATCTCGATCCGAAACTCGGCCTCGCGCGCGCCAGCAACCGCGGCACCGACGCCGAAGACAGGTTTGAGCGCAAAGGCTTGGGCTTTCATCAGAAGCTGCGTGAAGGCTTTCTCACTATCGCCAAGGCAGAACCCCAGCGTTGCAAGCTGATCGACGCTTCGCAATCCATCGAAGCTGTTTCCGCCAAGATATGGCAGGTGGTCAATGGCTGA